From a single Staphylococcus epidermidis genomic region:
- a CDS encoding glycosyltransferase family 4 protein — MIYSIGKNLGNKLTGIEQAMINRLKLFKDNLVPNKLIFTSWSPRLYMHAHSLNIDSKDIFSLYDFLQDSINFEKKHIDWINYWQNICNYTLKFVENTNDIKIYDNDTYKMYVHFVDSNYQTLDYINHFDIQQRKIRRDFYDTRGFLSCSRILTSQQKVVMEQFFTPTQKVKFQKYYNPEHEHPTVQSIIYNTSRGVRFFNDENELLAFAINALYHLGDVFLCDKNIVTGPIIDQTDTKIPVLAVFHSTHVKNINDIYHSEIKQAYKPVLDNLSRYSGIIVSTEQQKTDLSVKINNVIPIYVIPAGYIDTNESHHSSDNKPLPNKMISIGRYSPEKQLGHQIELMSKLVPAFPNLQLHLFGFGKEETHYRKLIAQYHLENHVFLRGFIYDLNQEIETAYLSLLTSKMEGFNLGVLETIAKGVPTVSYDTKYGPSELIVNHKNGFLIEQDNKEQLYHSVKKLLLDSNLREQFSKESIKHAQIFNDKNVFDTWLTVFRTLKVNL, encoded by the coding sequence ATGATATATTCTATCGGTAAGAATTTAGGTAATAAATTAACAGGTATAGAACAAGCTATGATCAATAGATTAAAGCTATTTAAAGATAATTTAGTCCCAAATAAACTCATATTCACATCTTGGTCACCACGTTTATATATGCATGCACATTCGTTAAACATCGATTCAAAAGATATTTTCAGTCTTTACGATTTTCTACAAGATAGTATTAACTTTGAGAAAAAACATATTGATTGGATAAATTATTGGCAAAATATATGTAATTATACCTTAAAATTCGTTGAAAATACGAATGATATTAAAATATACGATAACGACACATATAAAATGTATGTGCATTTTGTTGATTCAAATTATCAAACTTTAGACTATATTAACCATTTTGATATACAACAACGTAAAATTCGAAGAGATTTTTACGATACAAGAGGCTTTTTAAGTTGTAGTAGAATTTTAACCTCTCAACAAAAAGTCGTGATGGAACAATTTTTTACACCTACACAAAAAGTTAAATTTCAAAAATATTACAACCCTGAGCACGAACATCCTACGGTACAATCTATCATTTATAATACTTCACGAGGCGTTCGTTTTTTCAACGATGAAAATGAACTTTTAGCGTTTGCAATTAATGCGCTATATCATTTAGGAGACGTATTTTTATGTGATAAAAACATCGTTACAGGGCCAATCATTGATCAAACTGATACTAAAATACCAGTTCTCGCCGTTTTCCACAGTACCCACGTAAAAAATATCAATGATATATATCATTCTGAAATCAAACAAGCGTATAAACCTGTTTTAGATAACTTATCCCGATATTCAGGAATCATAGTATCTACTGAACAACAAAAAACAGATTTATCTGTAAAAATTAATAACGTTATTCCCATTTACGTTATACCTGCAGGTTATATTGATACAAATGAATCTCATCATAGTAGTGACAATAAACCATTGCCTAACAAAATGATTTCTATCGGCCGTTATTCTCCTGAAAAGCAATTAGGTCATCAAATAGAACTAATGTCTAAGCTAGTTCCAGCATTTCCAAATTTACAGTTACATTTATTTGGGTTTGGTAAAGAAGAAACACATTATCGTAAATTAATAGCTCAATATCATTTAGAAAATCACGTGTTTTTACGTGGCTTCATTTATGATTTAAATCAAGAAATAGAGACCGCCTATTTATCTTTATTGACAAGTAAAATGGAAGGGTTCAATTTAGGTGTACTTGAAACGATTGCTAAAGGCGTACCTACAGTAAGTTATGATACCAAATACGGACCTTCTGAGTTAATTGTTAATCATAAAAATGGCTTTTTAATTGAACAAGATAATAAAGAACAACTCTATCACAGCGTTAAAAAGTTATTACTCGATTCTAACTTAAGAGAACAATTTTCTAAGGAAAGTATTAAACATGCCCAAATATTTAATGACAAAAATGTTTTTGATACATGGCTCACTGTTTTCAGAACGTTAAAAGTTAATTTATAA
- a CDS encoding ABC transporter ATP-binding protein, which translates to MENLLEVQQLNKSYKNSEFQLTDITFSVKPGEVVGLIGKNGSGKSTLINTLVGNRHKDNGSLKFFDKEVTENDFKYKEHLGVVFDDLRVPDKLTLQSINKVFTEIYDAWNSDTFFSLIKAFELPTNNQIKTFSRGMRMKAALTIALSHDAKLLILDEATAGMDVSGREHVLEILEDYLGDDRAILISSHISEDIEQLATQLVFMRDGRIILKESKEVLLSQYGIIDQPVEHFNISNEYLIATRRRNDRQISLVNNYQKVPDAQPLKTIDDATKIIMRGEV; encoded by the coding sequence ATGGAAAACTTATTAGAAGTTCAGCAACTCAATAAATCATATAAGAATTCAGAATTCCAGCTTACTGACATCACATTCTCTGTTAAACCTGGCGAGGTAGTGGGTTTAATTGGGAAAAATGGTTCAGGTAAGTCTACCCTCATTAATACACTTGTAGGAAATAGACATAAAGATAATGGTTCACTGAAATTCTTCGATAAAGAGGTGACAGAGAACGACTTCAAATATAAAGAACATTTAGGTGTAGTTTTTGATGATTTACGTGTTCCAGATAAATTAACTCTACAATCTATCAATAAAGTTTTTACTGAAATATATGATGCTTGGAACAGCGATACATTCTTTTCTTTAATCAAAGCATTTGAACTACCAACAAATAATCAAATTAAGACATTCTCAAGAGGAATGCGTATGAAAGCAGCTTTAACAATTGCTTTAAGCCATGATGCTAAATTATTAATCTTAGATGAAGCTACAGCAGGTATGGACGTATCAGGACGTGAACATGTGTTAGAAATTCTAGAGGATTATTTAGGAGACGATCGTGCCATATTAATTTCATCACATATTTCTGAAGATATTGAACAGCTAGCTACTCAGCTCGTTTTTATGCGTGATGGTCGAATTATTTTAAAAGAAAGTAAAGAAGTTTTATTGAGCCAATACGGCATCATCGATCAACCAGTTGAGCATTTCAATATTTCAAATGAGTATCTAATCGCAACGCGCAGACGTAATGATCGACAAATCAGTTTAGTGAATAACTATCAAAAAGTACCTGATGCACAACCACTAAAGACAATCGATGATGCAACTAAAATTATTATGCGAGGTGAAGTATAA
- a CDS encoding GNAT family N-acetyltransferase, producing MFSYQINKNIKLKILEEREAEQLFKLVDSNRDYLAEFLPFVEHTKKVEDSKHFIHSALQQFIDGNGFHCGIWSNKELIGVIGLHYLDLVNKTTSIGYYLAEDFQKKGIMTKCTQALIRYVYEVYDINRIEIRMSTKNKKSRAIPIRLGFTQEGILRSNERLQGEFSDIYVFSLLREECTYTR from the coding sequence ATGTTTAGTTATCAAATAAATAAAAATATTAAATTAAAAATATTAGAAGAACGAGAAGCCGAACAGTTATTTAAATTAGTAGATAGCAATCGTGACTATTTAGCTGAATTTCTACCTTTTGTTGAACATACGAAGAAAGTTGAAGATAGTAAACACTTTATCCATTCGGCGTTGCAACAATTTATCGATGGTAATGGATTTCATTGTGGAATATGGAGTAATAAAGAATTGATTGGAGTCATAGGATTGCATTACTTAGATTTAGTTAATAAAACAACTTCAATTGGTTATTATTTAGCTGAAGACTTTCAAAAGAAAGGTATTATGACTAAATGTACTCAAGCGTTAATTCGCTATGTATATGAAGTGTATGATATTAATCGTATAGAAATACGAATGTCTACTAAAAATAAGAAAAGCAGAGCTATACCAATTAGACTTGGGTTCACGCAAGAAGGTATATTGAGAAGTAATGAACGATTACAAGGGGAATTCTCAGATATTTATGTTTTTAGCTTGTTGAGGGAAGAATGTACGTATACTAGATAA
- a CDS encoding bacillithiol transferase BstA produces MSNITVYNVIELGVNNLLADYDNWNVEEVLDKETQHFPNTLHWQYGHVLTIFEQALSLGNQHVVDVEKYNKLFGYGSNPRDWKGQDVPAINEIKQHIQTLPERAKKLTHEQLAQKLDQPIAGCNTLDELLMLNAIHVPLHTGKIEEMTRVLREK; encoded by the coding sequence ATGAGTAATATCACAGTTTATAATGTCATTGAATTGGGCGTAAACAATCTTTTAGCCGATTATGACAATTGGAATGTTGAAGAAGTATTAGATAAAGAAACTCAACATTTCCCAAACACTTTACATTGGCAATATGGTCATGTATTAACAATCTTTGAACAAGCATTATCATTGGGCAATCAACATGTCGTAGATGTTGAAAAATATAATAAATTGTTTGGATATGGTTCAAATCCTAGAGACTGGAAGGGACAAGATGTACCTGCTATCAACGAAATCAAACAACACATTCAAACATTACCAGAACGTGCTAAAAAATTAACACACGAGCAGTTAGCTCAAAAATTAGACCAACCTATCGCAGGTTGTAACACACTTGATGAATTATTAATGTTAAATGCTATCCATGTGCCATTACACACCGGTAAAATTGAAGAAATGACACGTGTACTTCGTGAAAAATAA
- the elxI1 gene encoding epilancin biosynthesis-related protein ElxI1, with the protein MTLLTKVLDTLTGICVALLFTKYFVNYANDMFDWHLRWYFLENVPHLALILFILVFIFAVPSEMIKDKNKKKHNDS; encoded by the coding sequence ATGACATTATTAACTAAAGTTTTAGATACTTTAACAGGCATATGTGTTGCTTTATTGTTTACCAAGTATTTTGTAAATTATGCAAATGATATGTTTGACTGGCACTTAAGATGGTATTTCCTAGAAAATGTACCTCATTTAGCACTCATTTTGTTTATTCTAGTATTTATCTTTGCTGTTCCTTCTGAAATGATTAAAGATAAAAATAAGAAAAAGCATAATGATTCATAA
- a CDS encoding helix-turn-helix transcriptional regulator: MRNRLKELRARDGYNQTELAKKAGISRQTVSLIERNDFTPSILTAIKIARIFGEPVEDIFIMEEEDF, translated from the coding sequence TTGCGCAATAGACTTAAAGAATTACGAGCCCGTGATGGATATAACCAAACAGAGCTTGCTAAAAAAGCTGGAATATCACGACAAACGGTGTCTTTAATAGAACGCAACGATTTTACACCATCTATATTAACCGCAATAAAAATTGCAAGAATCTTTGGTGAACCTGTTGAAGATATCTTTATTATGGAGGAGGAAGACTTTTGA
- a CDS encoding ABC-2 transporter permease, translated as MKGLTLSIFYTAKKSFFIYLVVGIIAAVVFSFLNPTMNSFLAIIFLISPITDNFKREKDSRWMNYISTLPVRRADYVKSYYIIFLLCALVGILAGVPSVGLITQSLSMVFISLCVAIGGAGTFSIMFPLTFKFGSENSNVIVMTTTFAVIIISFLFYIASMILSNQTGSGSMITMLSNTQSYVVYSIYGILGLISIIISYILSIKIFNKQEL; from the coding sequence ATGAAAGGTCTTACTCTTAGTATATTTTATACAGCTAAAAAATCATTTTTCATCTACTTAGTAGTCGGAATTATTGCTGCAGTCGTTTTCTCATTTTTAAATCCAACGATGAACAGCTTTCTTGCTATCATTTTTTTAATATCTCCTATTACGGATAACTTCAAACGTGAAAAGGACTCAAGATGGATGAATTACATATCCACACTTCCTGTTAGAAGAGCTGATTATGTTAAAAGTTATTATATTATTTTTCTCTTGTGTGCATTAGTTGGGATACTTGCAGGCGTACCTAGTGTCGGTCTAATCACACAAAGTTTAAGTATGGTATTCATTTCACTATGTGTTGCCATTGGTGGCGCAGGGACTTTCTCCATTATGTTTCCTCTAACATTCAAATTCGGTTCTGAAAATTCAAATGTCATTGTGATGACTACAACATTTGCTGTCATTATTATCTCTTTCTTATTCTATATCGCATCAATGATATTGAGTAATCAAACAGGAAGTGGCTCTATGATTACAATGCTGAGCAACACACAAAGCTATGTTGTATATTCCATTTATGGAATACTTGGATTGATTTCAATTATTATCTCTTATATTTTATCGATTAAAATTTTTAACAAGCAAGAACTATAA
- a CDS encoding DUF3169 family protein, whose amino-acid sequence MKIKRYALLCLLGGLVGGIIGYIIGAINWEKLFNYAQFANFKVVLYTTIVASLINIILTVYLFIVQNASLHYKAKIDANISDDLADTYENKSYIKSLKVRFIYTMQLIVAFIAILIPVIGNASENHIALIMIPFIITIISSIMIGIFYRKFDARYPKLGEKRYTEKAFNIMDEGERYITLVSSYKVHQQNIVLLFIGIMTLGIFSITTGMNQSLGIILFIILFIYNSLGYLLKVSNFYKSEQKS is encoded by the coding sequence TTGAAAATAAAAAGGTATGCACTTCTATGTTTATTAGGAGGATTAGTTGGAGGCATCATCGGATACATCATAGGAGCTATTAACTGGGAGAAGTTATTTAATTATGCACAGTTCGCTAACTTTAAAGTTGTGCTTTATACAACCATCGTAGCATCATTAATAAATATTATACTTACTGTGTATTTATTTATAGTCCAAAATGCGTCACTTCACTATAAAGCTAAAATTGACGCAAATATTTCAGATGATTTAGCAGATACATATGAAAATAAATCATACATCAAATCATTGAAAGTAAGATTTATTTACACAATGCAATTAATTGTCGCTTTTATTGCAATTTTAATACCCGTCATAGGAAATGCATCTGAGAATCACATCGCTCTAATAATGATTCCTTTCATTATTACAATCATTTCATCCATAATGATTGGGATATTTTATAGAAAATTTGATGCTCGATACCCTAAATTAGGAGAGAAACGTTACACTGAAAAAGCATTTAATATTATGGACGAAGGAGAGCGATACATCACACTCGTTTCCTCGTATAAAGTGCACCAGCAGAATATTGTATTACTTTTTATAGGAATTATGACCCTGGGGATATTCTCAATAACTACAGGCATGAATCAATCACTAGGCATAATTTTGTTTATCATTTTATTTATCTATAATTCATTGGGATATTTACTGAAAGTCAGTAATTTTTATAAATCAGAACAGAAATCCTAA